ACGGCGGCCTCGGGGCCCGGGGCGCGGACGGACACCACCGCGGCGTCGGGGGCGGAGGCGTGCAGTCCGGCGGCGGTGAGCCGGGCGGCGAGGGTGTGCGCGACCTCGCGGGCCCGGTCCGCGCGCTGCGGCTCGGCGCGCAGCAGGCGCAGCGCGCCGAGGGCGGCGCCGGCCGCGGCCGGCGCGAGACCGGTGTCGAAGATGAAGGTGCGGGCGGTCTCCACCATGTGCCTGACGACCCGTCGCGGACCGAGGACGGCACCGCCCTGGGAGCCCAGCGACTTGGAGAGGGTGACGGTGGCGACGGTGTCCGGCTCGCCGGCGAGTCCGGCGGCGGCGAGCGCGCCCCGGCCGCCCGGCCCGACCACACCGAGTCCGTGCGCGTCGTCGACCAGCAGCGCGGCGCCGTGCGCCCGGGCGGCGGCGGACAGGCCGGCCAGCGGGGCGGCGTTGCCGTCCACCGAGAAGACCGAGTCGGAGACGACCAGCGCCCGCGGGTGACGACGCCCGGCGAGGGCCTCGGCGACGGCGGCCGGGTCCGCGTGCGGGGCGCGGTGGACGTCGCTGCGCGACAGCCGGCACCCGTCGATCAGTGAGGCGTGGTTGTACGCGTCGGAGACGATCAGGGTGTCCGGGTCGGTCAGCGCGGTGAGCGCGGCCAGGTTGGCGGCGTACCCGGAGGAGAACACCAGAGCGGCCTCGAAGCCGCAGAACTCCGCGAGCTCGTCCTCGAGTTCGGTGTGCAGGGCGGTGGTGCCGGTGACCAGCCGGGAGCCGGTGGCGCCGGCGCCCCAGCGCAGCGCGGCGTCGGCGGCCGCCCGGGTGACGGCGGGGTGGTGCACGAGGCCGAGGTAGTCGTTGCTCGCGAGGTCCAGGACGGGGTCGTCGGCGGGCCGGCTGCGCAGCGTCCGGGTGAGTCCGGCCCGGGCCCGGAGGTCGGCGGACTCGTCGAGCCAGTCGAAGACGGCGGTCGGGGTGCGGGTCGGCTGCGGCGCGGCGGGGAGGACCATGGCGGCACTCTGGCACGGCCGGGAGCGGGGCGGCAACGTGCGCCTGGGCACACGGCGCGGAGCCCCGGCGCGGCGGCTGTGCTGCGCGTAGACTCCCCCGCCCCGGGGCCGGACGGGCCCCGGCGACGGTGGTCCGGCTGAGGGGAGCGTCCGTGGGTGAGGGCCGACTGACCGTGCGGGACGTGCTGGCACTGGAGCTGGTCGCACCGTGGGGAGCCGAGGTGGTGGCCTGCCCGGCGCGGCTGGACCGGCCGGTGCGCTGGCTGCACGTGGCGGAGGCGGCGGACGTCGCGGTGATGCTGACCGGCGGTGAGATGGTGCTGACGACCGGGCTGCTGCTGGCGGACGACGAGCGGGCCCAGGTCGCCTACGTGGAGTCGATGCAGCGGGCCGGGGCAGCGGCCGTGGTGCTGGGCCTGGGCCGCGCGTTCGCCACCACACCGGAGGCGATGCGCCGGGCGGCCTCGCGGTGCGGGCTGCCGATGGTGGTGCTGCACCGGCCGGCGCCGTTCGCCCGGCTGACGGAGGAGGTGCACGCCCGTCTGCTGCACGGGCGGTTCGCGGCACTGGACCTGTCGGACCGGATGGGCGGCTCGCTGTCCGCGCTCAACCTGTCGGGGTGCCGCTGCAGCGCCTGCTGGACGAGATCGCCGGCTACGCGGGCTGCCCGGCCGTGGTGGTGAACCTGGCCCACCGGGTGCTGGCGTCGGCGGGCGAGCCGGGGCGCTCGACGACCTGCTGCGGGACTGGGAGCGGGTGTCCCGGCAGGTGGCGCGGGTGCTGGGGAACGGGCCGGTGACGGTCGGTCCGGACGGCTGGACGGTGGCCCGGCTGGAGGCCCGCGGCCGGCAGTGGGGCCATCTCGTGCTCTTCGGCCACCAGGGCGGCGCGGACACCGGGCAGGTGCTGGGCCGGCGGGCGGCGGAGGCGCTGGCGGTGCACCGGCTGCTGGCCGACCCGGTGCGCGGCTGGGAGCGCGGCTGGGAGGACCAGGCGGCGGAGGCGCTGCTGGCCGACCTGGCGTCGGGGACGGCCCGCCCGGAGCAGTTGCTGCCGCGGTTCCGGGCAGCGGGTCTGCCGGTGGAGCGCCGGACGTTCGTCCCGGTGGTGGTGCGCCGCGTCGGCGGGGAGGGGTGCTCTGCGCGAGCGTGCGGCGGGCGCTGGAGGAGGAGGCGGTCGCGGGCCTGGTCGCCCGGCTGGAGCCGGACGGCGCGGTGGCCGCGCTGCTGAGCATCCCGTCCGAGCGCGACCCGGACACCGAGGTCGACCGGCTCGCCGCGCGGCTCCAGGCCCGGCTGGCCCCGCTCGGCGGCCCGGCGGTGATCGGCGCGGGCTTCGGCTGCCAGGTGCTGGACGAGGTGCGGCGCTCCTTCCTGGAGGCGGTGCACGTCGCGGACGCGGCCCTGGCCGGCCCGCCCTCGGGCCCGGTCGCGCGGCTGCGGGACGTGCGGCTGCGCGGGCTGGTCCGGCTGCTGCGGGACGAGCCGGAGCTGCAGGCGTTCATCGGCCGCGAGCTGGGCCCACTGCTGGGCCGCCCGGAGCTGCTGGACGTGCTGCGGACGTACCTGCGGACGGGCCGGAACAAGTCGCTGGCCGCGCAGGAGCAGCACGTCAGCCGGCCGGCGATGTACCGCAGGCTGCAGAGCATAGAGACGCTGCTCGGGATCGAACTGGACGACCTGGAGCAGCTGACCTCGTTGTACGTGGCGCTGCTCGCGCACGACGCGCAGCGCGGGCCGTGACCCGGCGCGGGCGCCGCGGGCGGCTGCCTCCCGGACACTTCGGAGCGTCCCGGCGGTTTCACCCTGAGTTCTCTCTACATCGCTGTAGAGTTCGGTGACGACCGACGGCGAGCAGGGAGCGGACGACGGTGGACGGCGTGCAGACGGAGCGGACCAGGTGGGAACCCCCGGAGACCCAGGTGGAACGGGTGTACCAGCCGGTCGAGGTGCGGTTCGAGGACGGCGGCTGGGCGGTGGGCCGGATCAACGCCTGGTGGCGGGCGGAGGACGGCACCCGGTGGTGCAGGGTGCGGCTGCTGCGCCGCGGCGGCGAGCCGCGCTGGATGGTCTTCGACCCCGACCGGCTGGCCCTGCTCCCCGCCCACGGGATCTGAACCGGACTCCCGCGCGTCCTCCCTGGTGATACCCGGCCGCCGGTCCGGGGTAGGCAGGCAGTGGGCGGGGCGCCACGGCCGGCCCGGGCGGCACGGCGGCCACGACGGAAGGCAGGGTGAAGGACTCCATGACGGTGAACCTCGGCAAGGGCCAGAAGGTCGACCTCGGCAAGCCGGGCGGCGGCACGCTGGAGGTGGTGCGGATGGGCCTCGGCTGGCAGGCCGCACCGCGCAAGGGCTTCCTCGCCAAGCTGATGGCCCGGGAGATCGACCTCGACGCCTCCGCGGTCCTCTTCGCCGGGCGCAAGCCCGTCGACGTGGTCTACTTCCAGCACCTGAACAGCTCGGACGGGTCCGTCCGGCACAGCGGCGACAACCTCACCGGCGGCGCCGGACAGGGCGCCGACGACGAGTCGATCACCGTGCACCTGGGCAAGGTCCCGGCTCAGGTCGACCAGATCGTCTTCACGGTGAACTCCTTCACCGGCCAGACCTTCCAGGACGTCGAGAACGCGTTCTGCCGGCTGGTCGACGAATCCACCGGGCAGGAGCTCGCCCGCTACACGCTCACCGGCGGCGGCCGGCACACGGCGCAGATCATGGCCAAGATGACCCGCGCCGGCAGCGGCTGGCAGATGACGGCGATCGGGGCGCCGACCAACGGCCGCACCTTCCAGGACCTCATCCCGGACATCGAGCAGCACCTCTGACGGCAGGTCGGGGCCGGGCCGCGCCCGGACGGGCGGCCCCGGCCCCGACCGCGTTCAGTCGCCGTCCGTTCCGTCCGTTCCGTCCGGCCCGTCCTCCGGGGCGGGCAGCACCTCCGCGGCGGCCCGCAGCCACTCCACCCAGAACGTCTCCAGCCCGATCCCGGCCTGCAGGACGAGGTGCTGGATCCGCCGCTCCGCACCGCCCTGCGGCGCGGTGAAGTCGCGCTCCTCGATCTCCCGGTACTCGGCCAGCTGCCGCAGGTGCAGGTCGAGGTGGCGGCGCAGCTCCCCGCCGAGCTCCGCGCCGGAACCGACCGCGGCGGCGGCCCGCAGGCGCAGCAGCAGCGGGTCGCGGATCGGCTTCGGGTCCTGGTCGTGGGCGATCCACCCGGTCAGCGCGGCCCGGCCCGCGGGCAGCACCTCGTACTCCTTGCGGCGGCCCCGGCTCGGCGGCTGCGGCACCGCGCGGATCAGCCCGTCCTTCTCCAGCCGCCCGAGCTCGCGGTAGATCTGCTGGTGCGTCGCGGACCAGAAGTAGCCGATCGACCGGTCGAAACGGCGCGTCAGCTCCAGCCCCGAGGAGGGTCGCTCCAGCAGGGCGGTGAGGATGGCGTGCGGCAGCGACATGCGCCCGATCCTAGGACGTGCGCGGCCGGGCGCGGGCGGGGCGCGGGCGTCGCCGACACCCCGGCGCGACGCGATCACCGATGGTCCTATGATCCTCCGCATGCCTCCTGCCGCTTCGCTCCCCGCCGGGCCGGTGTACGACCTGGTCGTCGCCTTCCCCGACCTGGCCCACCTGCGCGCCGCAGCCCGGCGCCGGGACTGGGACACCGTCAGCACCACGCTGACCGGGCTCGACGACGGGGACGATCTGGTGATCGCCGCCCGGACGGTGGCCGGGACGACCGGGGTCACGGTCATGCTGGACGAGGCGCTCGCCGCCGCGGGCGACGGCCCGGACGGCGTCCTCCCGCGCTCGCTGCTGGCCTACCACCACATCCTCACGGGGTGGGACATCCGCTCGGGCTACACCGCCGAGCACGTCTCCCGCTCCCAGTTCGACAGGTTCCACGACCATCTGCGGCAGGCCGAACGGCTGCTGATCGAGGCCGTGGCGCTGGACCCGTCGCACGCCCTCGGCTGGCACCTGCGGCTGATGACCGCCCGCGGGCTGGGGCTCGGCCAGTCCGAGGCCCGGCGGCGGTACGACCGGCTGGCCACGCACCGGCCGCACCACTTCTCCGCCAAGAGCCAGCTGCTCCAGCAGCTCTGCCCCAAGTGGGGCGGCAGTTGGGAGGCCGCGCACGCGTTCGCCGACGAGTGCCGCCGCGGCGCGGAGCCCGGCGGACTCGGCGCGCTGATCACCGTCGAGGCCCACGTGGAGCACTGGGCCACGCTCGGAGGCGCGGAGCAGCACACCTACTGGTGGCGCGAGGGTGTCCGGGAGAGCCTGTCGGAGGCCGCCGAATCGTCCGTGCTGCACCCGGACTTCGAGCGGAACCTGTGCTGGCTCACCGCGCACACCGATCTCGCCGCGGCGTTCAGCTTCTCCGGCCAGCCCGAGCTGGCCGCACCGCACTTCGAGGCACTGGGCCGCTTCGCCGCCGAGTACCCCTGGAACAGCATCTCCGGACAGCCGGACGCCCTGTGGCGGCGGCACCGCGACGCCGCCCTGGCCACCGCTGCGAGAAAGGCCTGACACGATGGTCACGCACACCGAGGTCGACGGCATCGAGACCGTCCTCGCACCGATGAGCGGCCCGCTGCGCGCCGGTCTGATGTTCCGGGTCGGCCGCGCCGACGAGACGCTCGCGACCGCCGGCATCACCCACCTCGTCGAGCATCTGGCCCTGCACCGGCACGGCCTGGCCGACTTCCACTACAACGGTGCGACCGCGGCCACCGAGACGCACTTCCTCGTCCAGGGCACCCCGGCCGAGGTGGTCTCCTACCTGAACGGGGTATGCGCCGCCCTGCGCGACCTGCCGCTGGACCGGCTGGACGTCGAGAAGGAGATCCTGCGGACCGAGGCGGCGGGCCGCGGAACGGGCAGCCGGCTGCCGCTGTGGCGCCACGGCGCGCAGTCGTACGGGCTGCTCGCCTTCCCCGAGTTCGGCCTGCACCGGATCGGCGCCGAGGAGGTCACCGACTGGGCCGCGGAGTGGTTCACCCGGCAGAACTGCGTGCTGTGGATCACCGCCGACGAGCTGCCGGAGGGCCTCTCGCTGACGCTGCCCGAGGGAGAGCGCCGGGCGGCACCGGAGGCGACCTCGGCGCTCCCGCAGAGCCCGGCGTACTTCACCGGCGAGGAGGCCGGCGTGGTGCTTCACGCCGTGGTCGAGCGCAGCACGGCGGCGCAGGTCTTCGCCGACCTGCTCGGGCGGGCGCTGTTCCGCGAGCTGCGCCAGGAGGGCGGCCTGTCCTACCAGGCGGCCGGGGACTACAGCCCGCGCGACGGCGGGTCCGCCGTGGTCACCGCCGTCGCGGACGCGCTGCCGGCCAAGCGCGAGGCCGTGCTCGGCGGGTTCGTGGACGTCCTCGCCGCCCTGCGGATGGGCCGGATCGAGCCGGCCGAGCTCGACTCCGTCCGCAACCGGGCCCTGGAGGAGCTGAACAGCCACGAGACGGAGGCCGCGGGACTGCCGGGCCTGGCCCGGGATCTGCTGCTCGGCCGTCCCGCCGTCGACCGCGACCGGGCCCGTGCCGCGGTGGAGGCGCTGACCGTCGCCGACATGCGCCGGGTGGCCGGGGAGGTGTGGGACGCCGCGCTGCTGATGACACCGTCCGGGACGAGCGCCGACTGGGCCGGCTTCCATGCGGCACCGACCACGTCCGGGGAGCGGGTGGCCGGGCGCCACTGGCCGTCCCTGGCCCGCGAGGGCTTCGGGATCGTCATCGGCGACGACGGGGTGAGCATGGTCGGCCCCGACGGGCAGGCGACGGTCCGTTACGACGCGTGCGCCGCCGTCCTGACCCTGCCGGACGGCGCCCGCCGCCTCATCGGGACGGACGCGATCACCGTGGATGTGGAGCCCACGCTGTACGGGATCCCCGCAGGCGAGATCGCCCGGATCGACGCGGCGCTGCCGCCCACCGCCGTGGTGCCGCTCCCGGCCCGCTCCGCGGACCGGATCCCGCAGCCGCCCGCCGGGAAGGCCCGGGGCGGCGTCCGGGGCGGCGTCCGGAGCGGCATCTGGTACGGCGCGCTCGCGGACCGGTTCGTGAACGCCTCGGACCCGCTGCTGGGCGTCGCCTTCCTCTGCCTGCTCGGGACGCTGGCCGCGGGGAACGCCGGGGACACCCCGGTCGCGGTCGCCCTCGCGATCGGCGTGCTGCTGGCGGCGGGGCCGCTGACGGCGGTCCGCACGGTGCGCCGGATCCACGCCCGACGCTGAGACCGGCGGGGGCCTGTGACGGAGGGCTCGGCGGGGGCTCGGCGGGCGGCCGAAATCCGGTTGCCCGGGCAGCGGGCCTCCGGCGATCATCCTCGGGACCCGACATCCACCGATCACCGGAGACACATGACCACCCAACTGTCCAAGGCCTGGCAGCTCTTCGAGTCCGGCGACCCCCAGGGATCGATGCGGGC
The Kitasatospora paranensis genome window above contains:
- a CDS encoding TerD family protein yields the protein MTVNLGKGQKVDLGKPGGGTLEVVRMGLGWQAAPRKGFLAKLMAREIDLDASAVLFAGRKPVDVVYFQHLNSSDGSVRHSGDNLTGGAGQGADDESITVHLGKVPAQVDQIVFTVNSFTGQTFQDVENAFCRLVDESTGQELARYTLTGGGRHTAQIMAKMTRAGSGWQMTAIGAPTNGRTFQDLIPDIEQHL
- a CDS encoding 8-amino-7-oxononanoate synthase, which codes for MVLPAAPQPTRTPTAVFDWLDESADLRARAGLTRTLRSRPADDPVLDLASNDYLGLVHHPAVTRAAADAALRWGAGATGSRLVTGTTALHTELEDELAEFCGFEAALVFSSGYAANLAALTALTDPDTLIVSDAYNHASLIDGCRLSRSDVHRAPHADPAAVAEALAGRRHPRALVVSDSVFSVDGNAAPLAGLSAAARAHGAALLVDDAHGLGVVGPGGRGALAAAGLAGEPDTVATVTLSKSLGSQGGAVLGPRRVVRHMVETARTFIFDTGLAPAAAGAALGALRLLRAEPQRADRAREVAHTLAARLTAAGLHASAPDAAVVSVRAPGPEAAVQWAADCRTAGLAVGCFRPPSVPDGISRLRLTARGDLTDAQIDDAVRIIAATRPQG
- a CDS encoding PadR family transcriptional regulator, producing the protein MSLPHAILTALLERPSSGLELTRRFDRSIGYFWSATHQQIYRELGRLEKDGLIRAVPQPPSRGRRKEYEVLPAGRAALTGWIAHDQDPKPIRDPLLLRLRAAAAVGSGAELGGELRRHLDLHLRQLAEYREIEERDFTAPQGGAERRIQHLVLQAGIGLETFWVEWLRAAAEVLPAPEDGPDGTDGTDGD
- a CDS encoding M16 family metallopeptidase, which translates into the protein MVTHTEVDGIETVLAPMSGPLRAGLMFRVGRADETLATAGITHLVEHLALHRHGLADFHYNGATAATETHFLVQGTPAEVVSYLNGVCAALRDLPLDRLDVEKEILRTEAAGRGTGSRLPLWRHGAQSYGLLAFPEFGLHRIGAEEVTDWAAEWFTRQNCVLWITADELPEGLSLTLPEGERRAAPEATSALPQSPAYFTGEEAGVVLHAVVERSTAAQVFADLLGRALFRELRQEGGLSYQAAGDYSPRDGGSAVVTAVADALPAKREAVLGGFVDVLAALRMGRIEPAELDSVRNRALEELNSHETEAAGLPGLARDLLLGRPAVDRDRARAAVEALTVADMRRVAGEVWDAALLMTPSGTSADWAGFHAAPTTSGERVAGRHWPSLAREGFGIVIGDDGVSMVGPDGQATVRYDACAAVLTLPDGARRLIGTDAITVDVEPTLYGIPAGEIARIDAALPPTAVVPLPARSADRIPQPPAGKARGGVRGGVRSGIWYGALADRFVNASDPLLGVAFLCLLGTLAAGNAGDTPVAVALAIGVLLAAGPLTAVRTVRRIHARR